The candidate division TA06 bacterium genome segment GAGCGGCTGGGGATCAACCGGGACGAGGTGGCCATGGTCTCCGGCATCGGCTGTTCCTCGCGGATGCCGGTCTACGTGGACTTCAACAGCCTGCATACCGCCCACGGCCGGGCCCTGCCCTTTGCCACCGGGGTCAAGCTGCACAACCCCAAGCTGCACGTGATAGTGATCACCGGCGACGGCGACGCCCTGGCCATCGGCGGCAACCACTTCATCCACGCCGCCCGCCGCAACATGGAGCTGACGGTGATCCTGATGAACAACAACATCTACGGCATGACCGGGGGCCAGTACTCGCCCACCACCCCCATCGGCAAGAAGGCCTCCACCGCCCCCTACGGCTGCGCCGAGCGCGACTTCGACGCCTGCGCCCTGGCCGTGGCGGCCGGAGCGGTGTTCGCCGCCCGGGGCACAGTGTACAACGCGGTGGAGCTGGACAAGATGATAGAGAAGGCCCTGACCAAGAAGGGCTTTGCCCTGGTGGAGGCTCTCAGCCCCTGTCCCACCCTCTACGGCCGGCTCAACAAGGAGGGCAGCGCGGTCAAGATGCTGCAGACCCAGAAGGCCAACACCATCAACCTCAAGGCCGCCGAAAAACTGACCCCCCAGGAATTGGAGGGCAAGGTGGTCACCGGCGTCTTTCACGACGGCGAGGCCCAGCCCTACACCGAGGTCTACCAGCAGATCATCAACAAGGCCCAGGGACGGTAAGGGCGCGGTAGTCGCGCCCCAAAGATAATCAGTAAGGGCGAGGTAACCTCGCCCCAACGTAAGGGCCGATATACCGGCCCCAACCGAGGATATATAAGATGAAAGAAAGATACGAGATCAGGCTTTCCGGCTCCGGCGGCCAGGGGATGATCACTGCCGGGATAATACTGGCCGAGGCGGCCGGGGTCTACGACGGCAAGAAGGTCATCCAGTCCCAAAGCTACGGCCCCGAGGCCCGGGGCGGGGCCAGCAAGGCCGAGGTCATCATCTCCAGCCAGGACATCTATTTCCCCAAGGCCACCGCCATCGACATCCTGCTGGCCATGACCCAGGAGGCCTGGGAATCATACAGCAAGGACCTGAACTCCGACGCCATCGCCATCATCGATTCCTTCTACGTCAAGGAATGTGATTTCAAGCAGGCCTACTGCCTGCCCCTGACCCAGAAGGCCCGGGAAGAGGTGGGGATCGAGATGGTGGCCAACGTCATCGCCCTGGGGGCCATCGCCGAACTGACCGGGGTGGTGACCAAGGAGTCCCTGGAGAAGTCCCTTTTATCAAGGGTCCCCAAGGGCACGGAAGAGAAGAACAAGAAAGCGCTGGAGATCGGCTACCGTCTGGCCCGGGAAGCCAAAAAATGACGGGACACAATCACCAGCACAACCTGCAGCGGACCCTGCTGATAATCAAGCCGGACGCGGTGCGCCGGGGGCTGATCGGAGAGATCCTGCACCGGGTGGAACTGGACGGCTTCGACATCATAGCCATGAAGATGACCCGCCTGACGGAACGCCAGGCCCGGGGCTTCTACGTAATGCACAAGAAAAAGCCATTCTACCAGCCGCTTTGCAAGTTCATGACCAGCGGGCGCCTGGTGCTGTGCGTGGTGGAAAGGGAGGAGGCCATCGAGTCCCTGCGCCAGCTGGTGGGCAAGACCAACCCCAAGCTGGCGGCCTTTGGCTCCATCCGCCACGATTACGCCACCGACATCCGGCAGAACTGCGTCCACGCCTCCGACACCCCGGAGAACGCGGCCCGGGAGGTGAAATATTTCTTCAAGCCCTCGGCCGTTTCCCAGATAAAGCACGGACTGAAGAAGATCTACCGCCTGCCCTTCGTTAAAAGATAGCAGTGTATTTGCTCTTTAACCCAGCCCTTAAGGGCTGGGTTAAAGTTGCCCATCCCCTGACGGGACCATCCTTTGATAACCTTAATTTTTTCATATAAACTTTTAGGAGTACCGTGGCTAAGGACACCATCATTCTTTCTTTGAACTGCGGAAGTTCCTCGGTAAAATACCAGCTCTACAACTGGACCAGCCAGGAGATAATGGCCAAGGGCCTGGTGGAACGCGTCACCTTTGAGGGTTCGGTGATTGTTCACGAAGTTCCCGGCCGCGAGCCTTTGAAGCTGCAAAAGGAATGCCCCGATCATCAGGTGGCCATACAGATGATCCTGGAAACATTGCTGCATGAAAATCACCCGGTGATCTCGGACGTCAGCCAGATAAGCGGGGTGGGCCACCGGGTGGTCCACGGCGGCGAGCATTTCGCCAAATCAACTTTGATCAACGATGATGTGATAGCCGCCTTTGAGGAGTTGTCCTCGCTGGCCCCGCTCCACAACCCGCCCAACGTGCTGGGGATCAAGGCAGCTCAGGCTATCATGCCCGACGCGCCCCATGTGGCGGTGCTGGACACGGCCTTCCACCAGACCATGCCCAGGACATCCTACATCTATCCCGTGCCCTACGAGTGGTACGAGAAATATGGGGTGCGGCGCTACGGATTCCACGGCACCTCCCACCTTTACGTGGCCCGGCGGGCCGCGGTGATGCTGAAAAAGGACCCCTTTAAGGTCAATCTGATCACCTGTCATCTGGGCAACGGGGTCAGCCTCAGCGCCATCAAGAACGGCTGTTCCTTTGATACCAGTTTAGGGCTGACCACCATGGAGGGGCTGGTGATGGGCACCCGTTCGGGCGATGTGGATCCGGGCCTGATGCCCTTCATGTGCGCCAAGGAGAACAAGACCGCCCGGGAGATAGAATCCATCTACCTGAAAAAGAGCGGAGTGCTGGGCATCTCAGGGAAATATACCGACCGCCGGGACATAGAAGACGCCATGAAAGCGGGCGACGAGCGAGCCAAGCTGGCCTTCGACATTGAGGCCTATCGCCTAAAAAAATACATCGGTTCCTACTACGCCGCCCTGGGGCACCTGGATGCCGTGGTCTTCACCGGCGGGGCCGGCGAGATGGGCCCTCTGCTTCGGGAGGCGGCCATGACCGGGATGGAGGAACTGGGAATGGTGCTGGATCCGGATCTCAACAAGAAGGCCAAGAGCCGCAACCATGAATTCGAGATCTCGGCCAAGGAATCCCGGATCAAGCTTTTCGTCATCCCCACCGACGAGGAACTGGTATTCACCGAGGACGTGGTGGCCACCATCGAAGGCCGTTACGACGTGCATACCAAATTCAAATATGGCTTTGAGGATCAAAGCTACGTCAACAAAATGAGGGACGAGTCCTACCAGCGGGAACTTGATAAAAAGAAAAAGGGCTGAGCAACAAGATAGTATCCGATCGGGACGCCGATCTACGCTGATCAGGTTGATTTAAATTTGATGACGGCCTTTGGGTTGCATTTTGGTTCGTTCCGATGAACAGCCAAGTATTCTATATTCAATATTCTGTATTCTGAATTCTTATCTTCATCGATGTGACCAGTTTTATGAAGCTTAAACTTCGCCAGCTGCAGGACGGGCGTCATCAGTACAACATCAGCTTAAGCGAGCCGGCCTCCGATCTGCTGGATTTTTCCCCGGTCCAGGGCAGCCTGACCGTGCTCAAAAGCGGCGTTACCCTCCATGTCACCGGATGCCTGGATTACACAGCCCGCCAGCACTGCAGCCTTTGCCTGAAGAGCTTTGAGGCCCGGGGCCAGGCGGAGATTGACCTGTTCTACCGTCCCCAGACCCGGGAGGACCTGGCCGGGGGCAAGGAACTGGAACTGAAGCCCGACGAGCTGGACATGGTGCTTTACCAGGGACAAGAGATAGATCTTTGGCCCGAGCTGCGGGAGGCCCTGTTGCTTTCCCTGCCGGCCAAGCCGGTCTGCCGGGAGGACTGCCGGGGACTCTGCCCCCAATGCGGAAAAAAGCTGGGCGACAAACCCTGCGGCTGCACTAAAAAAGAGGTGGACCCCCGGTGGGAAAAACTGCTGAAACTGAAAAAGGAAAAATAAGATGGAGGCCAGGCATTACCAAAAGCTGGAGAACGGCTCGGTGCAATGCCTGTTGTG includes the following:
- a CDS encoding 2-oxoacid:ferredoxin oxidoreductase subunit beta; this encodes MKIHPAYEMLRPGKKFPNVWCPGCGHGIVQGAIIRAVERLGINRDEVAMVSGIGCSSRMPVYVDFNSLHTAHGRALPFATGVKLHNPKLHVIVITGDGDALAIGGNHFIHAARRNMELTVILMNNNIYGMTGGQYSPTTPIGKKASTAPYGCAERDFDACALAVAAGAVFAARGTVYNAVELDKMIEKALTKKGFALVEALSPCPTLYGRLNKEGSAVKMLQTQKANTINLKAAEKLTPQELEGKVVTGVFHDGEAQPYTEVYQQIINKAQGR
- a CDS encoding 2-oxoacid:acceptor oxidoreductase family protein; this encodes MKERYEIRLSGSGGQGMITAGIILAEAAGVYDGKKVIQSQSYGPEARGGASKAEVIISSQDIYFPKATAIDILLAMTQEAWESYSKDLNSDAIAIIDSFYVKECDFKQAYCLPLTQKAREEVGIEMVANVIALGAIAELTGVVTKESLEKSLLSRVPKGTEEKNKKALEIGYRLAREAKK
- the ndk gene encoding nucleoside-diphosphate kinase → MTGHNHQHNLQRTLLIIKPDAVRRGLIGEILHRVELDGFDIIAMKMTRLTERQARGFYVMHKKKPFYQPLCKFMTSGRLVLCVVEREEAIESLRQLVGKTNPKLAAFGSIRHDYATDIRQNCVHASDTPENAAREVKYFFKPSAVSQIKHGLKKIYRLPFVKR
- a CDS encoding acetate kinase, coding for MILSLNCGSSSVKYQLYNWTSQEIMAKGLVERVTFEGSVIVHEVPGREPLKLQKECPDHQVAIQMILETLLHENHPVISDVSQISGVGHRVVHGGEHFAKSTLINDDVIAAFEELSSLAPLHNPPNVLGIKAAQAIMPDAPHVAVLDTAFHQTMPRTSYIYPVPYEWYEKYGVRRYGFHGTSHLYVARRAAVMLKKDPFKVNLITCHLGNGVSLSAIKNGCSFDTSLGLTTMEGLVMGTRSGDVDPGLMPFMCAKENKTAREIESIYLKKSGVLGISGKYTDRRDIEDAMKAGDERAKLAFDIEAYRLKKYIGSYYAALGHLDAVVFTGGAGEMGPLLREAAMTGMEELGMVLDPDLNKKAKSRNHEFEISAKESRIKLFVIPTDEELVFTEDVVATIEGRYDVHTKFKYGFEDQSYVNKMRDESYQRELDKKKKG
- a CDS encoding DUF177 domain-containing protein yields the protein MKLKLRQLQDGRHQYNISLSEPASDLLDFSPVQGSLTVLKSGVTLHVTGCLDYTARQHCSLCLKSFEARGQAEIDLFYRPQTREDLAGGKELELKPDELDMVLYQGQEIDLWPELREALLLSLPAKPVCREDCRGLCPQCGKKLGDKPCGCTKKEVDPRWEKLLKLKKEK